Within Sulfurospirillum arsenophilum NBRC 109478, the genomic segment ACTTTTTCAGCTTTTTCAATATTTTCTACTGATTTTATAAATACTTTGACATCTTTTTCTAAATTTAACAATGCAGTATCAATTTGTAACCTAACACTTTTATCATCAGGAAATACATTTTTAATAATATCAATTTTTTCAATTTCATTTTTTCCATTCCCAATTAATTCAACAATATAGTTTTGATTAATATAATGTGGAATTGTGTTTGTCGGGTTGTTTATTTCTACATCTTGAACCAAAAATGATTTATATTTTGATTTAGAAAAGTCACTAGAACTTTTACATACAATTGTATCTACAAAAAGGGTTTTCCCACTAGATGAATCACCAATTACAACATTTAATCCTGGCGTTAAATTAACATTTATTGTCACAAATTCATTATTCAATTTAACACTTCTAATATATTCTGCCCAAATTTTCGGCTTTTCATTGGAATATACTAATCTTGTAGACTCTGATAAAGACAATCTTAATCCATTAAACGTAGGTTCTGCAAACATCCATGTTGGTATAAATGGGCTAGCTTCATCATCTTTTGCATTAGGATATTTAACTGGATTATAATTATCGGTACATGTAACTAAATTAACAAATTCATTAATGCCTAATCGTTTAAAATACTTGATTGTATCTTCCAAACCTTTTTCATTTCTAGCAGTAAATCCATCAAATTGATTGTAATAAAGGCTTTTTTCCAATCTAGTATCAAAATTTGAATCTACTGATAGATTAAATGTTCTATGGTTCTGTCCGCCGTGTGGTAATAATAAAAATTCATAATTATCAAATCTACGTATTATCTCTTCAATATTAATTTTTTTTTCATAAGGAGGTTGGATTTTTTTTGTTGGATATAATTCATCTAATATTTTATTGATATTATCTATTTCAATTTCTGTGATGTCTTGCATATCAAAATATATGTGACAATGGTAAGGCGGTTTTGTCTCTGTATTCCATATATGCAACTCTACACCTAAAATTATATTTTTAGTCTTCTCAAGCAATTTCATGTATGCAAATTTATTAATTGTATTATGATCTGTTAGAGAAATTAAAAATGTAGAACCTTTGCTGGTTTCTTGAATTTTAGATAATAGTAAATCTACATTATAATCTTGGTTTAAATCGTCTTCATTCTCAGAAGTGTGAATATGTAAATCTAAGTATATTGGTTCCACGTTTCATGCTCCATTTTTAAATTGTGATATGTCCAGTTTTATATATCATTTTATGATTAGAGCCCATTTCGTTTTTTTCCAAAAAATCTTTAAATTCATCACTCATATTATCAGTTTTACTAAAAACTACAAAGTAACAAAAAATTTCTGGATTTTCAGCTAATAAATTGGTGAATTTATCAAAATCTTTTTTTATTGAGAGTAAAAATCTTTTATCATTTTTATATCTATTGAATTTGAGTTCAAAAATAATTCCACCTTCTAGAAAATAAAAACCTTTTGCAGGCATTTTTATTTTACTACCACTCTCAATAGTTATTTTCGAAGGATTAATCAAACTAATATCTGGCTTCATTGTGAGTTTTCTATAATTATCAAACCAAGACACTTCAGTATGCACATAATGAGTCTTAATATCTTCTTCATTGTTTGTTCTTTCCAATCTACTTAATGACTTAATTTCTAATAATTTATTGTAAAGAATACATTGCAAATCTGTTTCAGTTAATATTACTGCTTTATTTTCATAATAAAACTCACCAATTTCATCAATCTTTTTTTCAACTTCTTTTCTTAATTCGATATTATTGACACTATTCACATTTATCCTTTTTTTAAATTTCAATAACCCTCTCAAACATTTCTTTAATCTCCATTTCATGAGAGATAAGAAAGATTTGTCTGTAAGATTCACTTATCGTATGAAACGCTTCCATAATACGAATGCGTCTCTCCTCATCTTGACTTCCAAAGACTTCATCGAAAGCTAAAAAACCAATATTGCCCCCACCGCTTAGTTCTCCTAGTGTTTTAGAAATAGCAATGCGAAGCACTAAGTTCGCAAGGTCTATCTCTCCCCCACTAAACCGCTCTATAGGGTATTTAACCCCATTATCATAAATAAAGAAGTCAAATTCAGGGCTGACTTCAATGTGTTGGTATTTACCTCTGGTGATGCGTACAAACATCTCACTTGCCACTTCACCGATACGAGGCGCTACCCTTGCGTTGATATGCGTTTTAAACTCTGTCATAATCTCTTTGAGCTTGATGTAATCGCTTTGGTCTTTCTCTTTGACTTTCAATGCTTCACGCGCTTTTGTATCTTGTGCTATTTCTTTTTTAAGTGATTCAATACTATGAATGATATTTGACTGCTCAAGAGCTGTTTTATGCATCAGTTCAATATGAGCATCTTTTTGCTTTTCTATGCGCGAAGCTTCTTCGATGGCTTTTGTGTGAACTTCTTCTTTGTAGGTGTCAGCACTGAGAATTTTGTATAATTCTTTGAGTCCCACTTGTTCTTCTGCAAGTTGCTTTTGAAGTGTAATAAACGAAGTTGTTTTCAAAGGAATGGTCGCAATAAGTGCTTCAAGCTTGAGCAGTTCATCCACTTGAATTTTAAGTGCTTTATGCTCTATTTTTATCTTCTCGTGTACTTTTTCATCGTAAATAATTGTTCCTAATGCATCAAGAGCTTGTTTATTGGCTTTGCCCCTGGTTTCGACTTCACTGAAAAGCTTTTGTGCTTTGGCAAGGTCTTGTGTTTTACTGGTGAGCAAGGCTATTTTGGTATGTGTCGCATTGTAAAGTTGTTCAGATTCTTGAACGTATTTTTGTTGTGCTTGGTGCTCTTGTGTTTTTATTTGCAGAGATTTTGTGGCATCATCGATTTGTTTAGAAATGACATCGTTCATCTCTTTGGTTAAAGAGGCTAAGACATTATCGTACTGGTCAAGAAGTGGTCTTGTGCACACAGGACATGCAGAGTCACGTCCCAATTTGGTAATGTTTTTTACTTTTTCATTGGTTTCAGAAAGCTTTACATTTTGAGTAGCGATGAGTGTTTTCATACTATTCATTGCTGTTTCAATGGTTTGTAAAGAGGCTTTGTGTTGCGTGAGTGTTGTTTGGTGTTCAATGAGTTGTTTTTTTAATACTTCAAGCGGTTCTATTTCTTTTAAAAGTGACGCAACTTCATTTTTACGATTGTTAAATTCAATACGAAGTTGTGCAAGTTCTTTTTCCAAAGCATCCTTTTTTAAAAAGGTTGTCTTTAAAGTATCTTGGACACTTAATACTTTATCAAGTACTGAGAGCTTCGCTTTTAAAGGAAGGTCTTTCTCATAAGCATTTTGTTTTAGCTGTAATTCTTTTAGCTCTTCTTCAAGGCTTTTAAGTTGCTGTTGATGGATAGTGATACTTTGTTCGGCTTTGGTAACGGCTTGAAGTTTTTGAGTTTTGGCTTCTTTGGCTTTTTGTTGAAGATCAACAGCAGCTTTAGCGCTTTCATATGCCTGTTTGATCTTTTGCTGTTCGGCTTCTAAGGTTTTGATCTGTACTTCAAGGGCTTTGAGTGCTTGCTCTTTTGCAGTTTGATCTGTTTGCAAGGCTTTGAGTGCCTCTTCGCTCATCAACTGAGCAGAGTCGTTTTTGATATCACGGTTTAGATCTCGTAAGGTATCTCGGATCAATCCCTCGATCTTATCGATCTTCTCTAAGCCTAAAAGACGGCGCATCATGGTCTTACGATCATCGTTTTTCATAGAACTAAGGGCGGTAAGCTCTTTTTGAGAGGCAAAGACGGTGTGCAAGAATGCCTCTTTTCCCATACCAAGAAGCTTAGTGATGGCAACAGTGACTTCTTTTGCTCCTGTAGTGGTTGTTTCATCACCACATTTCAATGAGGCAGAAGCTGTCATCACCCGACCTCGAAACTCACGAATAACGGTGTACTCTTTTTCGTTGATAAAAAAGGTCAGCTCAACTTTGACATTACCCTCTGTACCAGCAGTTTTTAGAAGCTCTTTGTTTTTATATTCGCCATAAAGCGCAAAGAAAACGGCTTCAAAGATGGTTGATTTACCACTGCCATTACGCCCTAAAATGCCACATAGCCCTTCTTCGAAAGCCATTTCATAGAAAGCATAGCGTTTAAAGTTTTGAAGGGAAAGTGTTTTAAGCGTCATCATTGACCTCGTCGTATTGAGCAAAGAGTTCAGTGACTTTTGAATTGAGTCGTTTAAATTCATCTTCATCGTTACTTTGTTCTTTTAAAAAGGCACTAAAATGCTCTTGTAAAGAAGCTGCACTAACAGATTCTGATGAAATGGAACTTTCACTTTGAGCAAATTTACGTTGAATTTGAACACTCAACGCTGTAGGGAAAATAGCTTCAATATCATGGTTTGCAATATCGATGGATTGGGTAATGGTAAGATTTTCTAATGTAATGTAAAGTAGTGCACCTTGCATATCTTCTTTTTGAGCATATTCTTCAAGCTGTAAAATAATATCTTTAGTTGCATCAATCGTTAGTCTATAATTTGGGCGTAGAGTGATGGTTTGAAGATTTACATATAAATCTTCATCAAGCCCAATGCGTACATAGCCTTTATCGATTCTAACATCAGCACTGCTAGTTCTCTCGGTTGAGCCAGCATAGTAAACATTAGGATGCTTTCCAACTTTACCAAAACCATGCCAATGCCCAAGTGCTACATAATCCATTTGAGCAAAAAGTGACTCTTTATCATGAGGATAGACACGTTCACCGTACTCTTCCATGATGTACTTTTGACCAACAGAGCAGTGAAGCATCATAACGTTACGCTTACCTGTAACGACAGAGTTTTCACAAAGCTCTATGGCTTGTAAATTGTCAGTTTCATCGTTAATGTGTGGGATGCAATGAAATACGATATCGTCAAACTCAATCTTTTCATAGGCTTCTTCGAAAACTGAATAAATATGATCTAATGTTCTAAGCGCTAAGAGAATGGGCGAAGCGGTACGGGTACGAGGTGTTGAGTGGTTTCCAGCTATGATAATTGTGGGGATCTTTGCGATACTAAGGCGTTTTAGCGCTGAAAGGGCGAAACTAATGGCACGATTCGACGGATGTGGACGATGAAAAAGGTCACCTGTATGAATGACGTAATCTGGCTTTTCAAGAAGAATCGCATCAATCACTTGTGTAAAGGTATCGTAAAAATCAGCCTCTCGCTGATTAATACCTGCATCATTGATTGTATCTAAATCGTTAAAGCCTAAATGCGTGTCCGAAAAATGAATCAGTCTCACGATGCTTCTTTGTATGATTATTTCATCAGATTATAGCAAATAAAAATATTCTTTATACATAATTTCAATCCAACTATCACAAATTTAAGGTTAATCTTCCACTCATCATATCCTCGTTACAATAACTGCAAATTCATTTCGTCTATTTTAAAGGTAACGTTGTGTCATTATTCATTATTGCAGATACCCACTTTGGTCATGACAATATTAAACTCTATGAACCTTCACGTGAAAGTATTGATGATGAAATGATGATTGATTTATGGAACAGTGTTGTAAGTGAAGAAGATGACGTCTGGCATTTAGGGGATTTTGCATTTAAATCCAAAGGCTGGGATTATGCCAAAGTGCTTAAAGGAAGGATTACCCTTTTAAAAGGCAATCATGATTTTAAAAAAAGCACAGCATTTTTAAAAGAACATGGTTTTGAAAGAGTGATTGATGCCATTGTGCTTGATATCCCTTTGGAAGAAAAACAGATGATTGAACAACGCTTGCATGATACTTTTTCTCAAGAACTCTTGTCATCGTGTATTTGTTGGATTCAAGACTTTCAAGGCAAACGTATCTTATTCTCTCATTACCCCTGCTTTTATCATGATGTATATGCCAAAGAGATTGAGAATGAACGAAAAGCAGTATTAGAAACTCTGTTTGATTGGTGTCACTGTGATTTAAACTACCATGGGCATATTCACTCTAAAATCAACGAAGATAAGCGTTGTGTGAATGTTGGTGTGGAACACACACGGTTTATGCCTTTAAAGCTCTGCTAGAGTGCTTAAATAAGGAAATCCTTTCTCATGAAAATTGATATTCTCAGTGATACCCATTTTGATAGCTGGTTTGGCTATCCTCATACACAAAGTCCTACCTTCTTTCCTTCGAAAGATGCCGTGGTTGGTTTTTGGCGTACCTTTAAACCTAAAGGGGATTATTTAGTTTTAGCAGGAGATATTGGACACAGTATTGAACAAAATGTTCATATCCTCAAACATCTCAAAGAAGTCTTTTATCAAGAGATTATTCTGGTTTTAGGCAATCATGACTATTATCTTATTGGACATGAATACATCACTACCTATACAAAAGGTGGCATTCAAAAAGCAGAAGCTGCCAAAGAAGCGTATCGTAATAATGGATTTATTGTCCTCGATGGAACCACAGTTACATTAGAGGGAATCACCTTTGGTGGTGCTATGGGGTGGTATAACAGTGCTTATGTTCAAAAAAATCTTCACTCTCTTAAAGCCATGCAAACATTAGCCTATTACTATGGTGATATTGAAGCTTTTTTACAAGATCTTTGGGGTGATGCTATCAATGATAAGAAACACATGAAGATTGATTATTTCGATGCCCTATACCAAGAAGAATATACCAAATTAGAAAGTATTCATCAACACTGTGATGTTATGATTAGTCATTACAATCCAAGCATTGAGATGAAACATCAAACACCAGGTTGGGAGAAAAATCCTACCACATCATTTTTTTGTTTTAATGCAGAAGAATTGATTCAAACAATGCGTGCCAATCTTTGGATTTACGGACATAATCATACCTCTTATGACTACACGCGTCATGATAAACGCTTTATCACCAATGCTTTAGGTTATAAAGGGGAAGCTAAAGAGATGAGGATTGTTACGATTGAGGTATAACACTCGTAGCACAAGAGCATATGAAGCTATGAAAATACATTATCTTCCTGTAAGAAACTGATGGACTTTTCTTAAAGTGTTTTTATCTTTGATTTTTTTTTACATACAAAATGTTTATTAATAGATACTTGCATACTACATTTATATTTTTATAATTTTATCTAATAAAAGCTCACACCAGCTATCAATTGCGATATCGTCAATTTCATCTTTTTTATGATTATGATGGATAAAAGCTAATTTGTATTTGGAGATAGCTTCCTTCTCCAGCATTGCATATGTTACTTTCTCTTCTTCAAAATAATATTGAATAATCGCTTCAATCGTATCAATATCATAGTTTGTTGATGAATCATCCATTGAAACAAAAAACCAAGTAGAAGGAGCCCAAGCAGTGTCTTGTTCAAATTCAACAAGATAGATGCATCGATTATTATAGGCAAATGTTGAGAAGAGATAATTTCTTTCTTTATTTCTATGACAATTGATACAAAATGCTTTAAGTTTTTTGCGTTTTTTATTCATGACTTGAGGAACAACATTCAAGGATATTGAATCTAATTCTTCCACACCTGTGTGTTCCATTAAGGTATCATAAAATTCAATAAAATCGGCCAAAGTAAAAAGCTTTTCTGGTTTGTCTTGAGCTACTTCAACGTAAGCTGCCTGACTCATATTTTTGTTGCCATTTGTATCTGGTGGTTCGAAACTTTGACTTCCTGTTTTATTCTCTTTACCATTAGATGGAGCAGGATTACCAGGCAACGGTGGTACATAAATATTTTCGCCCATTACATGTAAATTGCGAGTATTTGCATCTCGCTCCGCAGACTCAAAAATAATCTCAAATTGGTTTTCAGGAGAAGGAGTACCTGTTCTAATTTTATCGTCTTTAGGAAATTTTTTCCTTTGAAATCTTTTTTTCTTTCCCAGTGGGAAATTAATAGGTGGAGTTTTATTCGGGTCTTCTCCTTCTACTATTTGCTTATATAGTAATTCTTCAAACCCAAGTTCAGATTCATCATTAATAATATTTTGAACATACAAAACAGGCTTATCTAAAAGAGTGTATTCTAAAACTTTATATGTTGCAAGTATCCTAAATTCACCACTAACAGGGAAATGGCACCTTAGTGGATATAATGTCTCGGAATAAGATTTACTTCTTTGATTAAAAAAATACTTGCATTTA encodes:
- a CDS encoding ATPase, with the protein product MEPIYLDLHIHTSENEDDLNQDYNVDLLLSKIQETSKGSTFLISLTDHNTINKFAYMKLLEKTKNIILGVELHIWNTETKPPYHCHIYFDMQDITEIEIDNINKILDELYPTKKIQPPYEKKINIEEIIRRFDNYEFLLLPHGGQNHRTFNLSVDSNFDTRLEKSLYYNQFDGFTARNEKGLEDTIKYFKRLGINEFVNLVTCTDNYNPVKYPNAKDDEASPFIPTWMFAEPTFNGLRLSLSESTRLVYSNEKPKIWAEYIRSVKLNNEFVTINVNLTPGLNVVIGDSSSGKTLFVDTIVCKSSSDFSKSKYKSFLVQDVEINNPTNTIPHYINQNYIVELIGNGKNEIEKIDIIKNVFPDDKSVRLQIDTALLNLEKDVKVFIKSVENIEKAEKVLQKIPSLNTLIQFNGIQENIIKLLIPSSELSARIDYPVAIYEHHTKNLKEIKEFIAKNPFVNYQESDFEAIERTIENAYNLSTFENLIREHINACKINIDNLLLSLDTETQSKRDNFEKLIQNIEEYTSNLKFFQKQLIKLLGYSISIESKQIESSGHKLSIEYNFQLSQEIILNTINKFLKTDSKIESLDNLSPKKLYLEHYKDSPKIGTYDDFITKIIAEFKSKDKRKYKIITSDGKEFEKLSAGWKTSVLLDLILGYKEDNAPLIIDQPEDNLANGYINKGLIDAIKKIKIYKQIIIVSHNATIPMLGDAQNIVLCQNDGKINISSNPLEGYLDGKSVVDQVASITDGGKISIKKRVKKYNMKNFKETK
- a CDS encoding metallophosphoesterase family protein; this translates as MSLFIIADTHFGHDNIKLYEPSRESIDDEMMIDLWNSVVSEEDDVWHLGDFAFKSKGWDYAKVLKGRITLLKGNHDFKKSTAFLKEHGFERVIDAIVLDIPLEEKQMIEQRLHDTFSQELLSSCICWIQDFQGKRILFSHYPCFYHDVYAKEIENERKAVLETLFDWCHCDLNYHGHIHSKINEDKRCVNVGVEHTRFMPLKLC
- a CDS encoding metallophosphoesterase family protein, which encodes MRLIHFSDTHLGFNDLDTINDAGINQREADFYDTFTQVIDAILLEKPDYVIHTGDLFHRPHPSNRAISFALSALKRLSIAKIPTIIIAGNHSTPRTRTASPILLALRTLDHIYSVFEEAYEKIEFDDIVFHCIPHINDETDNLQAIELCENSVVTGKRNVMMLHCSVGQKYIMEEYGERVYPHDKESLFAQMDYVALGHWHGFGKVGKHPNVYYAGSTERTSSADVRIDKGYVRIGLDEDLYVNLQTITLRPNYRLTIDATKDIILQLEEYAQKEDMQGALLYITLENLTITQSIDIANHDIEAIFPTALSVQIQRKFAQSESSISSESVSAASLQEHFSAFLKEQSNDEDEFKRLNSKVTELFAQYDEVNDDA
- a CDS encoding AAA family ATPase encodes the protein MKMNLNDSIQKSLNSLLNTTRSMMTLKTLSLQNFKRYAFYEMAFEEGLCGILGRNGSGKSTIFEAVFFALYGEYKNKELLKTAGTEGNVKVELTFFINEKEYTVIREFRGRVMTASASLKCGDETTTTGAKEVTVAITKLLGMGKEAFLHTVFASQKELTALSSMKNDDRKTMMRRLLGLEKIDKIEGLIRDTLRDLNRDIKNDSAQLMSEEALKALQTDQTAKEQALKALEVQIKTLEAEQQKIKQAYESAKAAVDLQQKAKEAKTQKLQAVTKAEQSITIHQQQLKSLEEELKELQLKQNAYEKDLPLKAKLSVLDKVLSVQDTLKTTFLKKDALEKELAQLRIEFNNRKNEVASLLKEIEPLEVLKKQLIEHQTTLTQHKASLQTIETAMNSMKTLIATQNVKLSETNEKVKNITKLGRDSACPVCTRPLLDQYDNVLASLTKEMNDVISKQIDDATKSLQIKTQEHQAQQKYVQESEQLYNATHTKIALLTSKTQDLAKAQKLFSEVETRGKANKQALDALGTIIYDEKVHEKIKIEHKALKIQVDELLKLEALIATIPLKTTSFITLQKQLAEEQVGLKELYKILSADTYKEEVHTKAIEEASRIEKQKDAHIELMHKTALEQSNIIHSIESLKKEIAQDTKAREALKVKEKDQSDYIKLKEIMTEFKTHINARVAPRIGEVASEMFVRITRGKYQHIEVSPEFDFFIYDNGVKYPIERFSGGEIDLANLVLRIAISKTLGELSGGGNIGFLAFDEVFGSQDEERRIRIMEAFHTISESYRQIFLISHEMEIKEMFERVIEI
- a CDS encoding metallophosphoesterase → MKIDILSDTHFDSWFGYPHTQSPTFFPSKDAVVGFWRTFKPKGDYLVLAGDIGHSIEQNVHILKHLKEVFYQEIILVLGNHDYYLIGHEYITTYTKGGIQKAEAAKEAYRNNGFIVLDGTTVTLEGITFGGAMGWYNSAYVQKNLHSLKAMQTLAYYYGDIEAFLQDLWGDAINDKKHMKIDYFDALYQEEYTKLESIHQHCDVMISHYNPSIEMKHQTPGWEKNPTTSFFCFNAEELIQTMRANLWIYGHNHTSYDYTRHDKRFITNALGYKGEAKEMRIVTIEV